The nucleotide sequence CGTGCTCGACCGAGCCGCCCGGCACCATGATCTCGTAAGGCGACATCGAGGCGTCGCCGACGAACACGATCTTGTAGTCGTGCGGGTATTTGTGCAGCACGTCCCAGGTCGGGGTGCGGTCGGTGAAGCGGCGCTTGTTCTGCTTCCACACGCCTTCATAGAGGCAGTTGTGGAAGTAGAAATACTCCATGTGCTTGAACTCGCTCTTCGCCGCCGAGAACAGCTCCTCGACCTGCTCGATATGCGCGTCCATTGAGCCGCCGATGTCGAAGAACACCAGCAGCTTCACCGCATTGCGCCGCTCGGGCCGCATGTGCACGTCGAGATAGCCGTGATTGGCGGTCTCGCGGATCGTCGTATCGAGATCGAGTTCGTCGGGCGCGCCGGTGCGCGCGAACTTGCGCAGGCGCCGCAGCGCCACCTTGATGTTGCGGATGCCGAGCTCGACATCGCCGTCGAGATCTTTGAACTCGCGCTTGTCCCACACCTTCACGGCGCGGTTGTTGCGGTTCTTCTCCTGGCCGATGCGCACGCCTTCGGGATTGTAGCCGTGGGCGCCGAACGGCGAGGTGCCGGCGGTGCCGATCCACTTCGAGCCGCCCTGGTGGCGCCCCTTCTGCTCCTCGAGGCGCTTCTTCAGCGTCTCCATGAGCTTGTCCCAGCCCATGGCCTCGATCTGCTTCTTCTCTTCCTCGGAGAGGTATTTCTCGGCGAGCTTCTTCAGCCACTCCTCGGGAATCTCCGCCTTCTCCATGGCGTCGAGCAGGCTTTCCAGCCCCTTGAACACCGTGCCGAAGACGCGATCGAACTTGTCGAGATTGCGCTCGTCCTTCACCAGCGAGGTGCGGGACAGATAGTAGAAATTCTCGACCGAATAATCCGACAGGTCAGCGTCGAGCGCCTCCATCAGCGTGAGGTATTCGCGCAGCGTCACGGGGACCTGCGCATCGCGCAGAGAAGTGAAGAATTGCAGGAACATGGGTGACAGATTGCCCGTCGGGTGGCTGACGTCAAGGGGCGGAGACCGCCGCCGGGCGCTGGACCGGTCGGCTTTTTGCTCTAGAATTGGCGGTCTCACGGGGTTGTTTTGGGGACGTTTGCAATGGGAATTCTCGCAGCACTCATCATCGGCGCGATCGCAGGCTGGCTTGCGGGCAAGATTGTCCACGGGGCGGGATTTGGACTGATCGGCAACATCGTCGTCGGCATCATCGGGGCGCTGGTCGCAAGCTGGGTGCTGCCCCAGCTGCACATTCAGCTGGCAACGGGCACGGTCGGCGCCATCGTGGACGCCACGATCGGCGCGGTGATTGTGCTCGTCATCCTTTCGCTGATAAAACGGGTCTGAAAGCCTGACCGAACCAGGAACGGCCGCCGCAAGCGGCCGTTCGCTTGTCGCGACCGGGGCCAGCGCCTCGCGCCGACGATTATTCAAGGACACGCAATGAAATTTACCGGCACCAAGGACTATGTTGCGACCGATGATCTCAAGGTCGCGGTCAATGCCTCGATCGTGCTGGAGCGCCCGCTGCTCATCAAGGGCGAGCCCGGCACCGGCAAGACGGTGCTGGCCGAGGAAGTGGCGAAGGCGCTGAACGCGCCGCTTCTGACCTGGCACATCAAGTCCACCACCAAGGCGCAGCAGGGCCTCTACGAATACGACGCGGTGTCGCGCCTGCGCGACAGCCAGCTCGGCGATGCGCGCGTGTCCGACATCAAGAACTACATCAAGCGCGGCAAGCTGTGGGAGGCCTTCACCGCCGAGCAGCGCCCGGTGCTGCTGATCGACGAGATCGACAAGGCCGACATCGAATTCCCGAACGACCTCCTGCTCGAGCTCGACCGCATGGAATTCCATGTCTACGAGACCGGTGAGACGATCAAGGCCAAGCAGCGCCCGATCATGATGATCACCTCCAACAACGAGAAGGAGCTGCCGGACGCCTTCCTGCGCCGCTGCTTCTTCCACTACATCAAATTCCCCGACGCCGACACGATGGGCCGCATCGTCGACGTCCACTTCCCAGGCATCAAGAAGCGCCTGGTCGAAGAAGCCTTGCGCATCTTCTTCGAGGTTCGCGAGGTGCCCGGCCTGAAGAAGAAGCCGTCGACGTCGGAGCTGCTGGACTGGCTCAAGCTGCTGCTCAACGAGGACATGAGCGTCGAGCAGCTCCGCGAACGCGACCCGCGCAAACTGATCCCACCGCTGCACGGCGCGCTGCTCAAGAACGAGCAGGACGTGCATCTGTTCGAGCGGCTGGCGTTCTTGAGCCGAAGGGAAGTGTAGGGACCTCGCTCGCGATAGCGCTCCGCCGTCGCCTCACCATCGGTGTCATGCCTCGGCTTGACCGGGGCATCCTGGGCGGATTCAACCGCTCGTCGCAACACCCTGAACAAGGAGGTTGCGATGGAGAGCCGTGCGCGAGCAAGTCGTCCTCAAGAGGCCCGACGAGAGGATTGTAGACGGTTCTGGGCTGCGATTGCCTCGGGGCGATCGAGCGAAGATGCTGCGGTTGAGGCCGGGGTATCGCCTTCGGTTGGAGTGCGCTGGTTCCGGAGGGCGGGCGGCATGCCGCCAACACATTTGTCACCGTCGTCAAGGCTTCCATCGGAGCGCTATCTCTCGTTCGCCGAGCGCGAGGAGATCGCCATCTTGCGTGTGCAGGGTCATGGGGTGCGAGCCATCGCTCGTCAGCTTGATCGAGCTCCCTGCACGATCTCTCGTGAACTCCGTCGTAATGTGGCGCGCCGCCACGGCGCCCCACAGTACCGAGCAACCACGGCACAATGGCACGCTGATCGGTCCGCCCGACGGCCCAAGCCGGCGAAGTTGGCGATCAATCCGCCCCTGCGGGATTACGTGCAGGACAGGCTTGCCGGTATGATCGCCAAGCCGGACGGGGAGCTCCTGGCTGGCCCGAAGGTCGTGTGGAAGGGACGCCGGGCTGTGCATCGGCAAAACCGGCGCTGGGCCAGGGCATGGAGCCCGGAACAGATTTCTCGGCGACTTCGGCTGGACTTTCCCGAGGATGAGACGATGCGCATCAGTCACGAGGCGATCTATCAGGCACTTTATGTGCAGGGTCGAGGAGCTTTGCGCCGCGAACTGACGGCCTGCTTGCGCACCGGGCGGGTGTTGCGGATGCCGAGGGCGCGCGTCCGCAAAGGCAGAAGCTTCATTCCTTCCGAGATCATGATCAGTCAACGTCCGGCGGAAGCCGCCGATCGAGCTGTGCCGGGCCACTGGGAAGGTGATCTCATTATGGGTCTTGGAAGTTCCGCGATCGGCACCTTGGTGGAGCGCACGACCCGCTTTACCATTCTGCTGCATCTGCCGCGTATCACAGGCCATGAACAGGAAGCTCGCGTGAAGAACGGACCTGCACTCGCCGGACATGGCGCTGAGGCAGTGCGCGACGCCATCACCCGCGCAATCGTCAGCATGCCCGAACAGCTGCGTCGATCGCTGACCTGGGATCAAGGAGCTGAACTGGCTCAGCATGCACGCCTGAGGATCGATGCAGGCCTGCAGGTCTACTTCTGTGACCCTCATAGCCCATGGCAGCGCGGCACCAACGAGAACACAAATGGGTTGCTGCGCCAGTACTTTCCAAAAGGGACCGATCTTAGCCTGCACAACTCTGGTGATCTCGAGGCCGTGGCTCTCGCACTCAACACCAGGCCCAGGAAAACCCTCGGCTGGAAAACACCGGCCGAAACTCTCGACCAATTGCTACAAGTGAACGATACACAGGGTGTTGCGACGAGCGGTTGAATCCGCCCTGTACGCCGCGGCTTCTCGGCTCAATCATATCCGCCTCTGGAATACTGGATCGCCCGGTCCTAGTGCGTAATTGCGCACTGGCCGGGCGATGACAGTGAGTGCGTAGATGCAGACACGCCTTTGCATCCTCGCGGCTCATTTCGCCCGAGCTTTGCTTCGTCTCTCGCCCCCTCTTCAAACAGAGGGCGCAGGGAAGGCCGGGTGCCGGCTTGGCACCCACGGTCCGCTGTGCGCGTGTAGCGCAATGAGAAATGCACAGCGGCATACAGGTGAAGCCAAACACACGGCCTTCCCTGCGCAGTGGTCGGACGGCTTATGCCGTGCTCTCCCGGGAGCCGAACTTTCCTTCTGGCCTCCCTCACCCCGCGAATTGACGATGCCGTCTACCCGGTTGGGCTCGCGCACATCTCCGCAAAGGCTCGACCGTAGCAACGACGGCCAGGACCACACGATTTTGCCGTACGCGCTCAGCGCCGTTCGTCCACACGTGGCCGCGGACTCACAGGGACTACCCGCCCTGCCCGCTACCGGTCGTGCCGCCGCTGCCGCGTCCACCGCAACCCGGCCCGCGTTTCGAACGACTCGCGAACCGCCCCTCTTCGTCGGGCCGGGCTGCGTCGACTTATGCCGTAATTCCGAATTCCGGTAAAGTGGAATATTTTCGCGGGAAGGGGTTGACGGGGTGGCGGGTGTTTTGCCCGACGGGCAGGCTTGTCGGATGGGTAGAGCGAAGCGAAACCCATCGCGCCTTCAGATATCGCGGCACGATCATGGGTTTCGCTTCGCTCTACCCATCCTACGAAGATGCCGTCACGCCACCGCTGCGTCCGGAATCCGCGCGGCTTCCATCGGCTGCTTGCCGCGGATCAGGTCCGAGGCGCGGTCGGCGATCATCATCGTAGAAGCGTTGAGGTTCGCCGAGATCATGCGCGGCATCACGGAGGCGTCGATGACGCGGAGGCCTTCGAGGCCGTGGACGCGGAGCTGGTCGTCGACCACCGCCCACGTCGAGTCCGCCGGGCCCATGCGGCAGGTGCAGCCGGGGTGGAAGGTGGTGGTGCCGCGTTCGGTCGCGGCGGCCAGGAATTCGTCGTCGGTGTTGATGTTGGGACCGGGGAAATCCTCGTAGGCATAATAGGGCGACAGCGGCGCCGACTTCAGCAGCCTGCGCGCGAGCTTCATGCCGCCGACGATGACGCGGCGGTCGAGCTCGGCATCGAGATAGTTGGTCTGGATGATCGGCGGCGCGAACGGATCGTTGGAGCGAATGCGGACATAGCCGCGGCTCTCCGGGCGCTGCTGCCAGGACGCCACCGTCATGCCGGGCTCGTCCTCGAGCTGGCCCTGCACGCCTTCCTTGTAGGACGCCGGCGTGAAGGTGAGCTGAAGGTCGGAGCTGTCGGCGCTCTCGCCGGAGTGCCAGAAGCAATAAACCATGGTCGGCGACAGCGAGAGCAGGCCGCGGCGCGTGGTGGCCCATTTCAGCGCCTCGATCCAGAGCGAGAAGCCGCGGCGCAGTTCGTTGATGGTCTTGATGTCTTTGACGCGCGCCACGGTGCGCGGGGCGTAATGGTCCTGCAGGCCTTCGCCGACCGGCAGCGCGTGACGCACCTGGATGCCATGGGCGCTCAGCAGATCGGGCGAGCCGATGCCGGAGAGCTGAAGCAGCTGCGGCGAATTATAGGTGCCGCCGGAGAGGATGACTTCCTTGTTGGCGCGCACCTCCACCGGCGTGCCGCCGCGCCCGCCCTTCATATAGCGCACGCCGACGGCGCGCTTGCCTTCGAAGATGATCTCGGTCGCGTGAGCATGCGTATGCACATGCACGTTGGGCCGCTTCATCGCGGGCTTGAGGAACGCGGTCGAGCCGGAGACGCGCAGGCCCTTGTCGATGGTGCGCTGGCAGTAGGAGACGCCCTCCTGAATCCTGCCGTTGTAGTCGGGGTTGCGGGGAATGCCGAGCGAGACCGCGCCTTCCATGAAGGCCTCGCAGAGCGGATCGCGCCAATCCATCGTGGTGACCGTGAGGTTGCCATCGCGCCCGCGGAAGGTGTCATCGCCCTCGCCCACGCGCTTCTCCAGCCGCCGGAAGTAAGGCAGCACGTCGGCATAGCCCCAGCCGCGATTGCCCATCTGCGCCCAGGTGTCGAAATCCATGCGCTGGCCGCGGTTGTAGATGTGGCCGTTGATCGAGGACGAGCCGCCGAGCGTCTTGCCGCGCGGCGCGTAGATGCTGCGCCCGCCGGTGTAAGGTCCCACCTCCTGCTGGTAGGCCCAGTTGATGCTCTTCATGTGGAAGGTCTTGATGAAGCCCGCCGGCAGATGGATGTAGGGATGCCAGTCGCTGGGCCCGGCCTCGAGCACGCAGACGCTGGTGTTGGGATCCTCGCTCAGCCGGCTGGTGAGCACGCAACCGGCCGAACCCGCGCCGACGATCACATAATC is from Bradyrhizobium xenonodulans and encodes:
- a CDS encoding GMC family oxidoreductase; amino-acid sequence: MDRFDYVIVGAGSAGCVLTSRLSEDPNTSVCVLEAGPSDWHPYIHLPAGFIKTFHMKSINWAYQQEVGPYTGGRSIYAPRGKTLGGSSSINGHIYNRGQRMDFDTWAQMGNRGWGYADVLPYFRRLEKRVGEGDDTFRGRDGNLTVTTMDWRDPLCEAFMEGAVSLGIPRNPDYNGRIQEGVSYCQRTIDKGLRVSGSTAFLKPAMKRPNVHVHTHAHATEIIFEGKRAVGVRYMKGGRGGTPVEVRANKEVILSGGTYNSPQLLQLSGIGSPDLLSAHGIQVRHALPVGEGLQDHYAPRTVARVKDIKTINELRRGFSLWIEALKWATTRRGLLSLSPTMVYCFWHSGESADSSDLQLTFTPASYKEGVQGQLEDEPGMTVASWQQRPESRGYVRIRSNDPFAPPIIQTNYLDAELDRRVIVGGMKLARRLLKSAPLSPYYAYEDFPGPNINTDDEFLAAATERGTTTFHPGCTCRMGPADSTWAVVDDQLRVHGLEGLRVIDASVMPRMISANLNASTMMIADRASDLIRGKQPMEAARIPDAAVA
- a CDS encoding GlsB/YeaQ/YmgE family stress response membrane protein, with translation MGILAALIIGAIAGWLAGKIVHGAGFGLIGNIVVGIIGALVASWVLPQLHIQLATGTVGAIVDATIGAVIVLVILSLIKRV
- a CDS encoding IS30 family transposase, producing MESRARASRPQEARREDCRRFWAAIASGRSSEDAAVEAGVSPSVGVRWFRRAGGMPPTHLSPSSRLPSERYLSFAEREEIAILRVQGHGVRAIARQLDRAPCTISRELRRNVARRHGAPQYRATTAQWHADRSARRPKPAKLAINPPLRDYVQDRLAGMIAKPDGELLAGPKVVWKGRRAVHRQNRRWARAWSPEQISRRLRLDFPEDETMRISHEAIYQALYVQGRGALRRELTACLRTGRVLRMPRARVRKGRSFIPSEIMISQRPAEAADRAVPGHWEGDLIMGLGSSAIGTLVERTTRFTILLHLPRITGHEQEARVKNGPALAGHGAEAVRDAITRAIVSMPEQLRRSLTWDQGAELAQHARLRIDAGLQVYFCDPHSPWQRGTNENTNGLLRQYFPKGTDLSLHNSGDLEAVALALNTRPRKTLGWKTPAETLDQLLQVNDTQGVATSG
- a CDS encoding vWA domain-containing protein, with the translated sequence MFLQFFTSLRDAQVPVTLREYLTLMEALDADLSDYSVENFYYLSRTSLVKDERNLDKFDRVFGTVFKGLESLLDAMEKAEIPEEWLKKLAEKYLSEEEKKQIEAMGWDKLMETLKKRLEEQKGRHQGGSKWIGTAGTSPFGAHGYNPEGVRIGQEKNRNNRAVKVWDKREFKDLDGDVELGIRNIKVALRRLRKFARTGAPDELDLDTTIRETANHGYLDVHMRPERRNAVKLLVFFDIGGSMDAHIEQVEELFSAAKSEFKHMEYFYFHNCLYEGVWKQNKRRFTDRTPTWDVLHKYPHDYKIVFVGDASMSPYEIMVPGGSVEHVNEEPGSVWLDRIIHTYPHAVWLNPVQQKHWDYSESTTIIKRIFANRMYPITIEGLEGAMKELTH
- a CDS encoding AAA family ATPase, producing MKFTGTKDYVATDDLKVAVNASIVLERPLLIKGEPGTGKTVLAEEVAKALNAPLLTWHIKSTTKAQQGLYEYDAVSRLRDSQLGDARVSDIKNYIKRGKLWEAFTAEQRPVLLIDEIDKADIEFPNDLLLELDRMEFHVYETGETIKAKQRPIMMITSNNEKELPDAFLRRCFFHYIKFPDADTMGRIVDVHFPGIKKRLVEEALRIFFEVREVPGLKKKPSTSELLDWLKLLLNEDMSVEQLRERDPRKLIPPLHGALLKNEQDVHLFERLAFLSRREV